gatgatgtggtTTGTTCTTGTTGTGGGCCCAATAGTAAAGAATGACCATCTTGATTTTGAGGAGTGAAAGTTATGCCATCAATTGGTTGTAATACGCTATTTTGGTGATTATGAACACATTGTGCTTGTGCATGATACAATGCTATTAGACCTTCGGTCTTAGCCAACTCATATTCAGCTTCCATTATTTGTAGCCTTAGTTGATTAATTATTCCAACACTTCCATACACCGGGTTTTGAACCCGAAACCTCGCTTCCATTACTAGGCTTTCTGCTGCCTCCCTCCTCCTTCCCTCCGGAAGGTCCTGCCATCACACGGATCATTTGATTTACAAGTAGTGTAACATAGTACTACATCCGTCCT
The Amaranthus tricolor cultivar Red isolate AtriRed21 chromosome 11, ASM2621246v1, whole genome shotgun sequence DNA segment above includes these coding regions:
- the LOC130827875 gene encoding LOB domain-containing protein 23-like; the protein is MSNSSRCAACKYLRRRCPQDCIFGPYFPSTNIERFACVHKIFGASNVAKMLKDLPEGRRREAAESLVMEARFRVQNPVYGSVGIINQLRLQIMEAEYELAKTEGLIALYHAQAQCVHNHQNSVLQPIDGITFTPQNQDGHSLLLGPQQEQTTSSSFIDDFTTHEPFLYY